A genomic window from Sphingobacterium sp. BN32 includes:
- a CDS encoding glycoside hydrolase family 10 protein: MMRRFISLCALSAVLFTGVSCGSKNKQSKAAKQNPTEIAKESQVANQVPETKDAEKPAETKPVQQASKVEKKEKAKPAFTAKLPQVPREFRAAWIATVANINWPSKNNLSTEQQKAEAIRLLDMLKENNFNAVIFQVRPSADALYNSPYEPWSYFLTGQIGKAPSPYYDPLEFWVEEAHKRGLELHVWLNPYRAHHSNGGSVTSESMVRKAADHVVRLRNGMYWFDPSSQKTQDHAAAVVHDIVKRYDIDGVHFDDYFYPYATYNGGADFPDDATWNAYRQSGGKLSRADFRRDNVNKFIKRVYTEIKAEKPHVKFGLSPFGIWKPGYPAGVTGSSQYDELYADAKLWLNEGWIDYFTPQLYWPIDPPRQSFTSLLKWWQSENTHNRHLWPGLNTVEVRSPNRVEEIKRQIEVTRQVVPNSVGAVHWSIAGLTKNPSMLKALHEGPYSQRALVPASPWLSANPILKPTLMLTKQPSSIFAKWLHKQPEQVFKWVAYARYGDTWSVEILDAPQTEISFPKSKNGQKLNAIAVKPIDRLGNEGDYIGENIED; encoded by the coding sequence ATGATGAGAAGATTTATTAGTCTTTGCGCGTTATCTGCGGTATTGTTTACTGGCGTTTCCTGCGGTTCAAAGAACAAGCAGAGCAAAGCCGCTAAACAAAATCCAACGGAAATAGCGAAGGAATCACAGGTTGCCAATCAGGTTCCTGAAACAAAAGACGCGGAGAAACCTGCAGAAACAAAACCTGTACAACAGGCGTCGAAAGTAGAAAAAAAAGAAAAGGCTAAGCCCGCTTTTACGGCGAAATTGCCGCAGGTTCCACGTGAATTCCGTGCTGCTTGGATCGCAACAGTCGCGAATATCAATTGGCCAAGTAAAAATAACCTATCAACGGAGCAACAAAAAGCAGAAGCGATCCGCTTGTTGGATATGTTGAAAGAAAACAACTTCAACGCGGTGATCTTTCAGGTTCGCCCTTCGGCAGATGCCTTATACAACTCCCCTTATGAACCTTGGTCGTACTTCTTGACCGGACAAATTGGTAAAGCACCTTCACCATACTATGATCCTTTGGAGTTTTGGGTAGAAGAAGCGCATAAAAGAGGGTTGGAGCTTCATGTATGGTTAAATCCTTACCGTGCCCACCATTCAAATGGCGGTTCGGTTACCAGCGAATCCATGGTAAGAAAAGCGGCAGACCATGTCGTGCGCCTTAGAAACGGTATGTATTGGTTTGATCCATCGAGCCAAAAAACGCAAGACCATGCTGCTGCGGTGGTACATGATATCGTCAAACGTTACGATATCGACGGGGTACATTTTGATGATTATTTCTATCCCTATGCGACCTACAACGGAGGCGCTGACTTCCCGGATGATGCGACATGGAACGCTTATAGACAATCTGGAGGAAAATTAAGTCGTGCTGATTTCCGCAGAGATAATGTTAATAAATTTATCAAACGCGTCTATACTGAAATTAAAGCAGAGAAACCGCATGTGAAGTTCGGTCTTAGTCCTTTTGGTATTTGGAAGCCCGGCTATCCTGCAGGCGTGACGGGTTCTTCACAATACGACGAGCTTTATGCCGACGCAAAATTATGGTTGAATGAAGGCTGGATCGATTATTTTACGCCTCAGCTTTACTGGCCGATTGACCCTCCAAGGCAAAGTTTTACAAGCCTGTTGAAGTGGTGGCAATCTGAAAACACCCATAATAGACATTTATGGCCAGGCTTAAATACGGTTGAAGTGAGGTCGCCAAACCGTGTGGAAGAGATCAAAAGACAAATCGAAGTGACGCGTCAAGTCGTTCCTAATTCGGTCGGTGCAGTGCACTGGAGTATCGCAGGATTGACGAAAAATCCTTCCATGCTTAAAGCATTGCACGAAGGACCTTATAGCCAACGTGCTTTAGTGCCCGCATCACCATGGCTTTCTGCAAATCCTATATTGAAACCTACGTTGATGTTGACAAAACAACCAAGTAGCATATTTGCAAAATGGTTACACAAGCAGCCGGAGCAGGTATTTAAATGGGTGGCTTATGCCCGTTATGGCGACACATGGAGCGTGGAGATACTAGATGCACCACAAACAGAAATTAGTTTCCCGAAATCCAAGAACGGACAAAAACTGAACGCAATTGCCGTGAAGCCAATTGACCGCCTCGGGAATGAAGGTGATTATATCGGAGAGAATATCGAAGATTAA
- a CDS encoding DUF1343 domain-containing protein yields the protein MKLFLLHTALLGVLLTNSCGITSKTVVKQEVAQEKPQNNANLIVPGADQLQAYLPLLKGKKVGIMGNQTSVVGEQKEHLLDVLLREKVDLKFGFAPEHGFRGDIERGEKVDNAVDSKTGLPLFTLYGGNEKQDSIVKSIDVMIFDLQDVGARFYTYITSLHRVMELCAKHNKELIVLDRPNPCGDQVDGPVRKDDKFKSNVSFHKIAMVHGLTVGELAKMINGEKWLEGGKQCKVTVIPVENWDHSKMYELPVIPSPSLPNHLSVRLYSSLCLFEGTEISVGRGTDWPFQVVGYNNPVYGDFTYTPGEKAGMVKHVEGKGEKLYGLDLRSLNADDQKFTLKYILHFYNKMPDKSKFFSRAEFFDKLAGTDQLRKDIIAGKSEDEIRKSWEPELKEYKEMRKKYLIYPDIN from the coding sequence ATGAAACTATTTTTGCTGCATACTGCACTACTCGGAGTTCTCTTAACAAACAGCTGTGGAATCACGTCAAAAACAGTGGTGAAACAAGAAGTTGCACAAGAGAAACCGCAAAACAACGCAAATCTTATTGTTCCGGGAGCTGATCAGCTTCAAGCTTACTTGCCTTTGCTTAAAGGTAAAAAAGTGGGCATCATGGGAAATCAAACATCGGTTGTAGGTGAGCAGAAAGAGCATTTATTGGATGTTTTGTTGCGTGAGAAAGTTGATTTGAAGTTCGGATTCGCGCCAGAGCATGGTTTCCGTGGCGACATTGAGCGTGGCGAAAAGGTAGACAATGCTGTGGATTCGAAAACGGGTTTGCCGCTTTTTACGCTTTACGGCGGAAACGAAAAGCAAGATTCTATCGTTAAGTCGATCGATGTTATGATTTTCGATCTGCAAGATGTAGGTGCTCGTTTCTATACTTATATCACCTCTTTACATCGTGTGATGGAATTATGTGCAAAGCATAATAAGGAATTGATCGTTTTGGATCGCCCTAATCCATGTGGCGATCAGGTGGATGGACCTGTTCGTAAAGACGACAAATTTAAATCTAACGTTTCCTTTCATAAGATCGCGATGGTACACGGTTTGACTGTGGGTGAGCTTGCGAAGATGATTAATGGGGAGAAATGGTTAGAAGGTGGAAAACAGTGTAAGGTAACGGTGATTCCTGTAGAAAACTGGGATCACAGCAAAATGTATGAACTTCCTGTTATTCCTTCACCGAGCTTACCGAACCACCTTTCTGTACGCCTATATTCATCCTTATGCTTGTTCGAAGGAACAGAGATCTCTGTAGGTCGCGGGACAGACTGGCCTTTCCAGGTTGTAGGGTATAACAACCCTGTTTATGGCGATTTCACTTATACGCCAGGCGAGAAAGCGGGAATGGTGAAGCATGTAGAAGGTAAAGGCGAAAAATTGTATGGACTTGATCTTCGTAGCTTAAATGCAGATGATCAGAAGTTCACGTTAAAGTATATTTTACATTTTTATAATAAGATGCCAGACAAGTCCAAGTTCTTCAGCCGCGCTGAATTCTTTGATAAACTTGCAGGTACCGACCAATTACGTAAAGATATTATTGCTGGAAAGTCCGAAGATGAAATTCGCAAGAGTTGGGAGCCGGAGTTGAAAGAATATAAAGAAATGCGTAAAAAATATTTAATCTACCCTGATATTAATTGA
- a CDS encoding TonB-dependent receptor: MRRLLLFSLALGLTMPSYASFAEASTASNLRKNASWTNASSVLQNTVQGTVSGAEGPIAGATVTVIGTSTTTATDGNGKFTITAPVGSKLRISFVGYDSKEVTVAGNTVNVTLEGAADVLDEVVVVGYGTQKKEHLTGAVSSINVEEVMGSRPIPDAGRGMQGTIPGLSVVIPSGEVGSDPVMKIRGQVASIKGSSNPLILVDNVEIPSINMVNPNDIESISVLKDAASSSIYGAKAAFGVILITTKKGAKGDSHNVTYSNNLSLQSPMKPIEIAGIDGLEYTLEAHENMKAAGPAGGFWRVNRESFEKIKEWQQKWGGVVKDHDPVLYGRDWYFEGGEKYGLRLYDPASVMIKDNAFSHLHNLGLNGKSGNTTYNMSVGYLGQQGMMKPAKDDDFTRYNATANISTKVNSILTLRGGAMYSDGTKRYPNSATGFGSDPWLYLYRWSRLFPIGAQEHDTDVRDPYFDTKNAHTAEKINRYLNLNLGTTIDIMDGWDLKMDYAYSTQNNGDRTSMPTFRGAWHWYAPVAWIENGNPVYVDENGIPTDNGGIPAYRFPVETYITKEQSNIYRRSYFSKKHTFNAFTTYNKVIADKHEVKFMLGTNMVANKWEDSWARRTNLINEENPQFPFATGVQESGGDTDWDSQVGFFGRANYTFANKYLLEANLRYDGTSKFPTHLQWKWYPSFSAGWILSNERFMESLNPVLSFAKLRGSWGSIGDQSVSNSLYIPTMSITQNNWLNGEGLKYYQLGTPAAVQRSLSWQNIEHSNIGADLRFFNKLGVTFEWFQRYTKDMIIPGEVPPATFGQSAAPEGNYGNLRTRGWEIALDYSHRFDNGLRLSANANLADAITVITKGADWATPWENRLVNSAYSTGRRYGDIYGYVTDRLYQKEDFLYDADGNHQKVTIVHEGVSKVTNQLAGNNPVYQTFFEDGNGIMIMSPGDVKFVDVNGDGYITNGDNTNGNPGDRVVIGNSTPRYEYGFRLGADWKGFDLSVFLQGVGKREIWGSGQLAIPGYHVKDGAMPQAIAEDFWKADRTDAFYPRAWNLGGVDEGYVMRPQTRYLLDMSYFKIKNITFGYAVSENVLNRIHLKNARIYVSLENFFTFDNLRGLPIDPETISGNSMLRTDGNYNLGRTGTGTPSFKSASLGIQIGL, encoded by the coding sequence ATGCGAAGACTTCTACTCTTTTCTCTCGCTCTAGGCTTAACTATGCCGTCCTACGCTTCATTTGCTGAGGCCTCGACTGCAAGTAACCTTAGAAAAAATGCAAGCTGGACGAATGCTTCTTCAGTTCTACAAAATACGGTGCAAGGAACCGTATCCGGTGCTGAAGGACCAATCGCTGGTGCAACAGTAACAGTTATCGGTACATCAACGACAACTGCTACAGATGGCAACGGTAAATTTACGATCACAGCTCCGGTAGGCTCCAAATTGAGGATCTCTTTCGTGGGTTATGACTCTAAAGAGGTTACAGTTGCTGGAAACACAGTAAACGTGACTTTGGAAGGCGCAGCTGATGTGTTGGATGAAGTTGTGGTAGTAGGTTATGGTACTCAGAAAAAGGAACACCTTACAGGTGCCGTTTCTTCCATCAATGTGGAAGAAGTGATGGGTAGCCGTCCGATTCCAGATGCAGGTCGTGGTATGCAAGGTACGATACCAGGGCTTTCGGTCGTTATCCCCTCTGGTGAGGTTGGTTCTGATCCGGTAATGAAGATTCGTGGTCAGGTAGCTTCCATCAAAGGGTCTTCTAATCCATTGATCTTAGTAGACAACGTAGAGATTCCAAGTATCAATATGGTAAATCCTAATGATATTGAATCGATCTCTGTATTAAAAGATGCGGCATCTTCATCTATTTATGGAGCGAAAGCAGCATTCGGAGTTATTTTGATTACGACGAAGAAAGGCGCAAAAGGCGATTCGCACAATGTGACTTACTCGAATAATCTTTCCTTGCAATCCCCAATGAAACCTATTGAGATTGCAGGTATCGATGGTTTAGAGTACACCTTAGAGGCGCATGAAAATATGAAAGCTGCCGGTCCTGCTGGTGGTTTCTGGCGTGTTAACCGGGAGAGCTTCGAAAAGATTAAAGAATGGCAACAGAAATGGGGCGGAGTTGTGAAGGATCATGATCCTGTTCTTTATGGCCGTGACTGGTATTTCGAAGGTGGTGAGAAGTACGGTTTGCGCTTATATGATCCGGCAAGTGTGATGATTAAAGACAATGCATTTTCGCATTTACATAATCTAGGATTGAACGGAAAAAGCGGAAATACAACTTATAACATGAGTGTGGGTTATCTAGGTCAACAAGGGATGATGAAGCCTGCAAAGGATGATGATTTCACTAGATATAATGCAACTGCAAATATTTCTACAAAAGTAAATAGCATCCTGACACTTCGTGGGGGGGCAATGTATTCTGATGGGACCAAACGTTATCCGAACTCAGCAACGGGTTTTGGTTCTGACCCTTGGTTGTATTTATACCGTTGGTCGAGATTATTCCCTATTGGAGCACAAGAGCATGATACCGATGTTCGCGACCCGTATTTCGATACTAAAAATGCACACACAGCAGAGAAAATCAATCGCTACTTAAACTTAAACTTAGGTACAACCATTGATATCATGGACGGTTGGGATTTGAAGATGGACTATGCTTACAGCACGCAGAATAACGGTGATAGAACTTCTATGCCAACTTTCAGAGGTGCTTGGCACTGGTATGCGCCTGTTGCATGGATTGAAAACGGAAATCCGGTTTATGTAGATGAGAATGGTATTCCTACAGACAATGGTGGAATTCCAGCCTACCGTTTCCCAGTGGAAACATATATTACGAAAGAGCAATCGAATATTTATCGTCGCTCATATTTTTCTAAAAAACATACCTTCAACGCTTTCACCACCTATAACAAAGTTATTGCTGATAAGCATGAAGTTAAATTCATGTTAGGTACCAATATGGTCGCTAACAAGTGGGAGGACTCTTGGGCGAGACGTACGAATTTAATCAATGAAGAAAATCCACAATTCCCATTTGCTACCGGTGTTCAAGAAAGTGGCGGTGATACCGATTGGGATTCTCAAGTTGGTTTCTTCGGACGTGCGAACTACACTTTCGCTAATAAATATTTGTTAGAGGCGAACCTTCGTTATGATGGTACTTCGAAATTCCCTACGCACTTACAGTGGAAATGGTATCCTTCTTTCTCAGCAGGATGGATTTTATCGAACGAGCGTTTTATGGAAAGCCTAAACCCTGTATTAAGTTTTGCGAAATTACGCGGTTCATGGGGTAGTATCGGTGACCAATCGGTGTCAAACAGCCTTTACATCCCTACCATGTCGATTACTCAGAACAACTGGTTGAATGGTGAAGGTCTCAAATATTATCAGTTAGGCACCCCTGCTGCAGTTCAAAGAAGCTTATCATGGCAAAATATTGAGCACTCGAATATTGGTGCTGACTTGCGTTTCTTCAATAAGTTGGGTGTTACTTTCGAATGGTTCCAACGCTATACCAAAGATATGATCATTCCAGGGGAAGTACCTCCGGCAACATTTGGTCAAAGCGCAGCTCCTGAAGGAAACTATGGTAACTTAAGAACTAGAGGATGGGAAATTGCATTAGACTATTCGCACAGATTTGATAATGGTCTAAGACTTTCTGCAAATGCGAATTTAGCAGATGCGATTACCGTAATTACGAAAGGTGCAGACTGGGCAACTCCATGGGAAAACCGCTTGGTGAATAGTGCCTATTCGACCGGAAGACGTTATGGTGATATCTATGGTTATGTAACGGATCGTTTATACCAAAAAGAAGACTTCTTGTACGACGCTGATGGCAATCATCAGAAAGTTACGATTGTTCACGAAGGTGTATCGAAAGTAACGAATCAATTAGCTGGGAATAATCCGGTGTACCAAACATTCTTTGAGGATGGTAATGGTATTATGATCATGAGCCCTGGTGATGTAAAATTTGTCGACGTGAATGGCGATGGTTATATCACAAACGGTGATAATACGAATGGTAATCCTGGTGACCGTGTCGTAATCGGTAACTCAACGCCACGTTACGAATATGGTTTCCGTTTAGGTGCAGACTGGAAAGGATTCGATTTATCCGTATTCCTACAAGGAGTTGGAAAACGTGAGATTTGGGGTTCTGGTCAGTTAGCTATTCCTGGTTATCATGTGAAGGATGGTGCAATGCCACAAGCTATTGCGGAAGATTTCTGGAAAGCGGATCGTACAGATGCTTTCTATCCTCGCGCTTGGAACTTAGGTGGTGTAGACGAAGGCTATGTAATGCGCCCTCAAACTCGTTACCTATTGGATATGTCTTACTTCAAAATCAAGAATATCACCTTTGGTTATGCGGTTTCAGAAAATGTGTTAAATAGAATTCACTTAAAAAATGCGCGTATCTACGTGTCATTAGAGAACTTCTTCACATTTGACAACCTACGTGGTTTACCGATCGATCCGGAAACTATCTCTGGAAATAGTATGCTACGTACAGATGGCAACTATAATTTGGGTAGAACAGGTACTGGTACACCGTCGTTCAAGTCCGCTTCTTTAGGTATTCAGATTGGCTTATAA
- a CDS encoding RagB/SusD family nutrient uptake outer membrane protein, protein MKIKYSIFVAAALALSSLSSCEKFLDRPMLTKADDDNAWTTEENVRLYANKYYTDFFVGYGKGFDNGDALLAGYTFSDDLLFQGNQSQFTRAVPVSQIWSYSNIRSINIMIDRVQNRMNSVLSAEAFNHWMGIGRFFRAFRYSQLVQSYGDVPYYDRPVDIDETDELYKKRTPRDEVMDHVYDDLSFALENVRLNDGVQNVNRYVVAGFVSRLAMNEGSWQKYYDKNNERAKKFFELALRAGEMVIASGKYDIVTDYRSQFTSENLAGNKDMVLYRQYDDAVDVKHTILSLHNLAENITYGPTTDLIKSYICIDGKVWQNSDLAPASDFTLDSLVKTRDSRFEATFHTDPSIRNRASYLYITKFLPRDVQNRVASGGAPGVPYSGANNTTDAPVLRYAEVLLNWIETKAELATLGGVAVSQADIDRSINKIRQRPLAAEAIEKGVKKTAPMKLGDLPQDSERDVQVSSLIWEIRRERRMEMTFEHSRLADLKRWSKLQYMDTQQNPDLLSGGWVNFLKELPGDLKTGVSVVKLNGQIEVFNAADPSSPAKMNGFYRYIQNADRLPFLNQVNINPYLSPVGRNQIAEYEAKGYVLDQTQGWPQN, encoded by the coding sequence ATGAAAATTAAATATAGCATATTCGTCGCGGCAGCATTGGCACTAAGCAGTTTGAGCAGTTGTGAAAAATTCTTAGACAGACCGATGCTTACCAAAGCAGACGACGATAACGCATGGACGACAGAAGAAAATGTTCGTTTGTATGCAAATAAATATTACACCGACTTCTTCGTTGGTTATGGAAAAGGATTTGATAATGGTGATGCCCTTTTAGCCGGTTATACGTTTAGCGATGACTTATTGTTTCAAGGTAATCAGTCGCAGTTCACAAGAGCGGTACCTGTAAGTCAAATTTGGAGCTATAGCAACATCCGTTCGATCAACATCATGATTGACCGTGTGCAGAACAGAATGAACTCTGTTCTTAGTGCAGAAGCTTTTAATCACTGGATGGGTATAGGTCGTTTCTTTAGAGCGTTCCGTTATTCTCAATTGGTACAATCGTATGGAGATGTTCCTTACTACGATAGACCGGTAGATATTGATGAAACCGATGAGCTTTACAAAAAACGTACACCACGTGACGAAGTAATGGATCATGTGTATGACGATCTAAGCTTTGCTCTAGAGAATGTACGTTTGAACGATGGTGTTCAAAATGTAAACCGTTATGTGGTGGCTGGTTTCGTGTCTCGTCTTGCCATGAACGAAGGCTCTTGGCAAAAATATTATGATAAAAATAATGAACGCGCGAAGAAGTTTTTCGAATTAGCATTGAGAGCAGGCGAGATGGTTATCGCAAGTGGGAAATATGATATTGTTACTGATTACCGTTCGCAATTTACTTCCGAGAATTTAGCTGGCAACAAAGACATGGTTCTTTATAGACAGTATGACGACGCGGTTGATGTTAAACACACGATCCTTTCTCTACATAACTTAGCAGAGAATATAACGTATGGTCCAACGACCGATCTAATTAAATCATACATCTGTATTGATGGTAAAGTTTGGCAAAATTCGGATTTAGCGCCAGCGAGCGATTTTACACTAGATTCTTTGGTTAAGACAAGGGATTCTCGTTTTGAAGCTACGTTCCACACAGATCCTTCGATCAGAAATAGAGCGTCGTATTTATATATCACGAAATTCTTACCAAGAGATGTTCAAAACCGCGTCGCGTCTGGCGGAGCGCCAGGAGTTCCATATTCAGGAGCAAACAATACCACTGACGCGCCAGTATTGCGTTATGCCGAAGTATTGTTGAACTGGATCGAAACCAAGGCTGAATTAGCGACCCTTGGTGGTGTAGCAGTTTCGCAGGCGGATATTGACCGTTCAATCAACAAAATCAGACAACGTCCGTTGGCGGCAGAGGCTATTGAAAAAGGGGTGAAAAAGACAGCACCGATGAAGTTAGGCGACTTACCTCAGGATTCAGAGCGCGATGTTCAGGTTTCCAGTTTGATTTGGGAGATTCGTAGAGAGCGCCGTATGGAAATGACGTTTGAACATTCTCGCTTAGCAGATCTTAAGCGTTGGTCGAAATTGCAATACATGGATACACAGCAAAATCCAGACTTACTATCTGGCGGTTGGGTAAATTTCTTAAAAGAGCTACCTGGCGATTTGAAAACAGGTGTATCCGTTGTGAAGCTGAATGGACAGATTGAAGTTTTCAACGCTGCGGATCCAAGTAGTCCTGCGAAAATGAATGGTTTCTATCGTTATATACAAAATGCAGATCGATTACCGTTCCTGAATCAGGTGAATATAAACCCATACTTGTCGCCGGTTGGTAGAAACCAAATCGCTGAGTATGAAGCGAAGGGTTATGTCTTGGATCAAACACAAGGATGGCCGCAAAACTAA
- a CDS encoding DUF4623 domain-containing protein translates to MKMKLNRFIGAVIIALIGLAGFSSCSEDFPGNVESDKYTDLKAIRIVNAGKSGTEVLEGKIDENKKTISFPRIDTLSDFSNLKFEVETSEGASIENAVYNIPYKSGDAEKEIIIKVLNAPRFKEYKALIRFKVPVYGADFTKPTVFDYSSNPIGNPTYIGWGGQLTRGSGFDGKYVLVVSRGATGIHLLPVEDLKANRLNPIKLNVTGVTGGTYTHNMGAQINGHSYVANLSTAASSPLKIYHWATPTSAPEVIANINVGSIVGAGARHGDNFSLDLDANGNGYAFFISAGVQVMRVKIENYNKVTETISFDTRTTYGQWSSYNHIAGTESYLVTGHDKPIAVLNNAGSVAYTMGVTSIPVHSGDPRIVNFNGQRYLLVVTIPRTANTAPDAVMRIYNITAGANVVDALTAFEQGDKKPVYEFSISAATNTAPGTQSGFYVVKDAAGKDQKLMVYGATTDAGFAIVEFPVNVATD, encoded by the coding sequence ATGAAAATGAAATTAAACCGCTTTATTGGTGCTGTGATTATCGCGCTAATTGGCCTTGCAGGTTTTAGTTCTTGTTCGGAGGATTTTCCAGGTAATGTGGAATCCGATAAATATACAGATCTAAAAGCTATTCGCATTGTTAATGCGGGTAAAAGTGGAACGGAGGTTTTAGAAGGAAAGATAGATGAGAATAAAAAAACAATCTCCTTTCCGCGCATCGATACCTTATCGGATTTTTCAAACCTAAAATTTGAGGTGGAAACATCGGAGGGAGCGAGCATAGAAAATGCTGTTTATAATATTCCATATAAATCAGGCGATGCTGAAAAAGAGATTATTATCAAAGTGTTGAACGCTCCTCGATTTAAAGAATATAAGGCATTGATCCGTTTCAAAGTGCCTGTATATGGGGCAGACTTCACGAAGCCAACTGTTTTCGACTATTCGAGCAATCCGATTGGAAATCCTACTTATATTGGTTGGGGCGGACAGTTGACGAGAGGATCAGGATTTGATGGTAAATATGTATTAGTGGTTAGTAGAGGTGCTACAGGAATACATTTACTTCCAGTGGAAGATTTGAAAGCGAATCGTCTGAACCCAATAAAACTGAATGTAACAGGTGTTACCGGTGGTACTTACACGCATAATATGGGTGCTCAAATAAATGGACATAGCTATGTAGCCAATTTATCAACCGCTGCATCGTCGCCATTAAAAATCTATCACTGGGCAACCCCTACATCCGCTCCGGAAGTTATTGCCAACATCAATGTAGGTTCTATTGTAGGTGCTGGCGCTCGTCACGGAGATAATTTCTCGTTAGACTTGGATGCAAACGGAAATGGTTATGCGTTCTTCATCTCTGCGGGTGTTCAGGTTATGCGCGTGAAAATTGAGAATTATAATAAGGTTACAGAGACGATCTCTTTCGATACACGTACAACCTACGGACAATGGTCTTCATACAATCATATTGCCGGTACAGAGTCGTACCTAGTTACGGGTCATGATAAACCTATCGCTGTATTAAACAATGCGGGTAGTGTGGCCTATACCATGGGTGTTACTTCGATTCCAGTACACTCTGGGGATCCTCGTATCGTTAACTTCAATGGTCAACGTTATTTATTGGTGGTAACCATTCCAAGAACAGCAAATACAGCGCCTGATGCGGTAATGAGAATTTATAATATCACTGCAGGAGCAAACGTCGTTGATGCATTAACAGCATTTGAGCAAGGTGATAAGAAACCTGTGTATGAGTTCTCTATTTCAGCGGCGACCAATACTGCGCCTGGTACGCAATCAGGATTTTATGTGGTAAAAGATGCTGCTGGGAAAGACCAGAAATTAATGGTTTACGGAGCGACTACGGATGCCGGATTTGCAATCGTTGAGTTTCCTGTAAACGTGGCAACAGATTAA
- a CDS encoding glycoside hydrolase family 10 protein — protein MKRISIYFSLFFVLALLLNSCSKSSDGPGTTPEPEPPATTLKFPTKEMRGAWIATVWELDWPGVRGEAAQKQKYIQILDRLKALKFNAVFFQVKGMGDAFYNSPYEPWSAALSGTRGVDPGYDVMNFLIEETHARGMEFHAWMNPYRISTRASATAAYPALHPSVNASWVIDYPTIRIYNPALPEVRQRLNDIVKDFITKYNVDGIHFDDYFYPSGETHPDDADYQKYGAGYSNKADFRRGNVDKAIEGVFNTVKTTKPQMVFSVSPGANKDNNYNGLFADVAKWTSSGWVDILIPQLYQEIGNSFNPFERNLATWSQFRGKAGLVIGHGFYKFGAADGGAAFQNTAELVKQFDLARKNQYVRGSVMYSSRDILANRIGITDKLAELYSKDVLMPFFGRAVAPPPVTPTNVKLTGNELTWSTTGDVKSAVYYFASLTAEGELLAFTKETKLSVSKSGYYVVTTVNSDHVESQESTPLQK, from the coding sequence ATGAAAAGAATATCAATTTATTTTAGCTTATTTTTTGTGCTTGCGCTATTGCTGAATAGCTGTAGCAAGAGTTCCGATGGACCAGGGACTACGCCAGAGCCTGAGCCTCCTGCAACGACTTTGAAATTTCCTACTAAGGAGATGCGAGGCGCTTGGATTGCGACCGTATGGGAGCTTGACTGGCCAGGAGTGCGTGGCGAAGCTGCGCAGAAACAAAAGTATATACAGATCCTGGATCGATTGAAAGCATTAAAATTTAACGCTGTGTTTTTTCAGGTCAAAGGGATGGGCGATGCGTTCTATAATTCGCCTTACGAACCTTGGTCTGCCGCACTGTCGGGAACACGCGGTGTGGATCCTGGCTACGATGTCATGAACTTCTTAATCGAAGAAACGCATGCTCGCGGCATGGAATTTCACGCTTGGATGAACCCTTACCGTATCTCTACGCGCGCATCAGCAACTGCAGCCTATCCGGCGCTACATCCGTCGGTTAATGCAAGCTGGGTAATCGACTATCCGACGATACGTATTTACAACCCGGCATTGCCAGAAGTGCGCCAGCGTCTAAATGATATTGTCAAAGATTTTATCACGAAATATAATGTCGATGGAATTCATTTTGACGACTATTTCTACCCTTCAGGTGAAACACATCCTGATGATGCCGATTACCAAAAATATGGGGCTGGTTATAGCAACAAAGCGGATTTCAGAAGAGGGAATGTAGACAAGGCGATTGAAGGGGTCTTCAATACAGTCAAAACAACGAAACCCCAAATGGTATTTTCCGTTTCACCGGGCGCCAATAAAGACAATAACTACAATGGGCTTTTTGCTGATGTAGCGAAATGGACTTCATCAGGCTGGGTTGACATTTTGATTCCTCAGCTTTATCAAGAAATCGGCAACTCTTTCAATCCTTTTGAGCGCAACTTAGCAACATGGTCTCAATTCCGTGGAAAAGCAGGTTTGGTGATTGGACATGGTTTTTATAAATTCGGGGCAGCCGATGGAGGTGCAGCGTTTCAAAATACAGCTGAGTTGGTTAAACAGTTTGATTTAGCTCGTAAAAATCAGTATGTAAGAGGGAGCGTGATGTATAGTTCGCGCGATATTTTAGCGAATCGCATTGGTATTACTGATAAATTAGCGGAGCTTTATTCGAAGGATGTCCTTATGCCTTTCTTTGGCCGAGCAGTTGCTCCACCGCCGGTTACACCGACGAATGTGAAGCTTACTGGAAATGAATTAACTTGGTCAACAACGGGCGATGTTAAATCGGCAGTTTATTATTTTGCGAGTTTGACAGCAGAAGGCGAGTTATTGGCTTTTACGAAAGAAACTAAATTAAGCGTTTCTAAATCTGGTTATTACGTGGTTACCACGGTAAATTCGGATCATGTAGAAAGTCAAGAATCAACACCTTTACAAAAATAA